A window of the Comamonas sp. Y33R10-2 genome harbors these coding sequences:
- a CDS encoding cyclopropane-fatty-acyl-phospholipid synthase family protein — MHPTAPTPTTMSLPTDAPSVARTGLRLLQGIRHGCLLLELPDGRQLRYGSGDGLTASVRLKNWNVFNAVMRSGDIGLAESYIQEDWTTPHLADLFRLLLANREALEDLIYGSWWGRLAYRIRHLLRRNTKANSRKNIHTHYDLGNNFYQLWLDPSMNYSSAWFEGNLEGELTQAQYAKVRRALHSANVQPGDRVLEIGCGWGALAELAAKEYQANVVGVTLSTEQLTYGQQRMSDARVQHCVDLRLQDYRDIQDAPFDAICSIEMIEAVGQAYWPTYFSHVHRLLKPGGKACIQAIVIDDQLFERYVQGTDFIQQYIFPGGCLPSPARIREEAERAGLRVQEEFAFGPDYAETLRRWHHSFVQQRGQMLLQGFDSRFLHTWEFYLAYCEAAFNAGNIDLVQYTLVKD, encoded by the coding sequence ATGCACCCCACTGCCCCCACCCCAACCACCATGTCCTTACCCACGGATGCACCTTCTGTGGCGCGCACTGGCTTACGCTTGCTGCAAGGCATACGTCATGGCTGCTTGCTGCTGGAGTTGCCGGATGGGCGCCAGTTGCGCTACGGCTCAGGTGATGGCTTGACGGCCTCAGTGCGACTCAAAAACTGGAATGTATTCAATGCAGTGATGCGTTCTGGCGATATCGGGCTGGCCGAAAGCTATATCCAAGAAGATTGGACGACCCCGCATTTGGCCGATTTATTTCGTTTACTGCTGGCCAATCGAGAAGCTCTGGAAGACTTGATATATGGCTCCTGGTGGGGGCGCTTGGCCTATCGCATTCGCCACCTGCTGCGCCGCAATACTAAGGCCAACAGCCGCAAAAACATCCATACCCACTACGACTTGGGCAATAACTTCTACCAGCTGTGGCTAGACCCCAGCATGAACTATTCCTCCGCTTGGTTTGAGGGCAACTTGGAAGGCGAATTGACACAAGCGCAATACGCCAAAGTTCGCCGCGCCCTGCACAGTGCAAACGTGCAGCCAGGTGATCGTGTCTTAGAAATTGGTTGCGGCTGGGGAGCGCTGGCTGAGTTGGCAGCCAAAGAGTACCAAGCCAATGTGGTCGGCGTCACGCTGTCAACCGAGCAACTGACTTATGGCCAGCAACGCATGTCTGATGCCCGTGTTCAGCACTGCGTGGATTTGCGCCTGCAAGACTACCGCGACATCCAAGATGCTCCTTTTGATGCCATCTGCTCCATCGAGATGATTGAAGCCGTAGGTCAAGCCTATTGGCCCACCTATTTCAGCCATGTCCATCGCTTACTCAAACCCGGTGGCAAAGCCTGCATTCAAGCCATTGTGATTGATGACCAATTGTTTGAGCGCTATGTGCAGGGCACGGACTTTATTCAGCAATACATCTTTCCGGGTGGTTGCTTGCCGAGCCCAGCGCGCATCCGCGAAGAGGCTGAGCGTGCAGGACTACGTGTCCAAGAAGAGTTTGCATTTGGCCCAGACTACGCAGAGACACTTCGACGATGGCATCACAGCTTTGTGCAACAACGCGGGCAAATGCTGCTGCAAGGTTTTGATTCACGCTTTTTGCATACGTGGGAGTTTTATCTCGCGTACTGCGAGGCCGCTTTCAACGCAGGCAACATCGACCTCGTGCAGTACACACTGGTGAAGGATTAA
- a CDS encoding DUF1365 domain-containing protein: MSTPSHMQTQSLAGTVQSVGPLIGFGHVHHTRLRPRMHRFVYHTFNVMLPMRTLQLHPQSAGVLALNRAGFLSFWDADHGDGRSPEQGGALAWLQEVLLSQGITDADGQIWLQCFPRVWGYSFKPVSFWYCHRNDGSLRAIVAEVNNTFGERHTYVLDHPQYGRGLQASKAFHVSPFCEVEGSYRFEFKRSEAHGLGQITARVDYADAQGPLLLTGVTTRLQPLTASTRRQALWKYPLMTFAVIARIHWQALRLWLKRVPFHRKQQPPEQSVTRSSTTH, encoded by the coding sequence ATGAGTACTCCCTCGCACATGCAGACACAATCCCTGGCAGGCACAGTTCAAAGCGTTGGCCCGCTGATTGGTTTTGGCCATGTACACCACACACGCCTGCGCCCCCGCATGCACCGCTTTGTGTACCACACGTTCAACGTGATGCTGCCCATGCGCACACTGCAACTTCACCCACAATCTGCCGGGGTTTTGGCGCTAAACCGCGCTGGCTTTCTAAGTTTTTGGGATGCTGACCATGGCGATGGACGCAGTCCCGAGCAAGGTGGCGCGCTGGCCTGGCTGCAAGAGGTGTTGCTATCTCAAGGCATCACCGATGCCGATGGCCAGATCTGGCTGCAATGCTTTCCCCGTGTGTGGGGTTACAGCTTTAAACCCGTGAGCTTTTGGTATTGCCACCGCAACGATGGCAGTTTGCGCGCCATCGTGGCCGAGGTGAACAACACCTTTGGTGAGCGCCATACCTATGTGCTCGATCACCCGCAGTACGGACGCGGGCTGCAAGCTAGCAAGGCGTTTCATGTGTCACCGTTTTGCGAAGTCGAAGGCTCATACCGCTTTGAATTTAAGCGCTCTGAAGCGCATGGCCTCGGTCAAATTACTGCGCGTGTGGACTATGCCGATGCCCAAGGGCCGCTACTGCTCACGGGTGTCACCACACGCTTGCAGCCACTAACCGCCAGCACGCGCCGGCAAGCGCTTTGGAAATATCCCCTCATGACCTTCGCTGTCATTGCCCGCATTCATTGGCAGGCATTGCGGTTATGGCTCAAGCGCGTGCCATTTCACCGCAAACAGCAGCCGCCCGAGCAATCTGTTACCCGCAGCTCTACGACCCATTGA
- a CDS encoding NAD(P)/FAD-dependent oxidoreductase, producing MKVAVIGSGISGLAAAYRLNTHCQVTLFEAGPYFGGHTNTLDVTLPDAQGQEVTHGVDTGFLVFNERTYPKLIALFDELDVPTTRTDMSFSAQVPDASLLGRTLEWNGANLATVFAQKSNLLRPKFWGMLREVLRFNQLCTQIAQANEEQTLTQPLADFLQQHAFSRSFRDWYFLPMLGCIWSCPTDQMLRFPVATMIRFCHNHGLIQVSNRPQWWTVAGGARQYVHRIVKTLADARLNTLVQRIERDEYGANIYSAQGCERFDAVILAVHSDQALRLLAQPSAQEQAVLADIHYQPNMAVLHTDASVMPQRKAAWAAWNYERATSTARESSHVCLHYWMNQLQPLPFAQPVFVSLNPVRDLDASKVIATIDYAHPVFNTAAVRAQRQVTSLQGQQRTWFCGAWTGYGFHEDGLKSGYAAAQALLSAKLPEQETV from the coding sequence ATGAAAGTCGCTGTAATTGGCTCCGGCATCTCCGGCTTGGCAGCAGCCTATCGCTTGAATACTCATTGCCAAGTGACTCTGTTTGAAGCTGGACCCTACTTTGGCGGGCATACCAACACCCTAGATGTCACCTTGCCTGATGCGCAAGGCCAGGAAGTGACACACGGCGTGGACACCGGATTTTTGGTCTTTAACGAACGCACCTACCCGAAATTGATCGCGCTTTTTGACGAGCTGGACGTTCCCACGACGCGCACTGACATGTCTTTTTCTGCGCAAGTGCCAGATGCCAGCCTGTTGGGCCGCACACTGGAGTGGAATGGCGCTAATTTAGCTACCGTCTTTGCACAGAAAAGCAATCTATTGCGCCCCAAGTTCTGGGGCATGTTGCGTGAAGTTCTGCGTTTCAATCAACTATGCACGCAGATTGCGCAAGCCAATGAAGAACAGACGTTGACCCAGCCTCTGGCGGACTTCTTGCAACAACACGCCTTTAGCAGAAGCTTTCGCGATTGGTACTTTTTACCCATGTTGGGCTGCATCTGGAGCTGCCCTACAGATCAGATGCTGCGCTTTCCGGTTGCCACGATGATTCGCTTTTGCCACAACCATGGCCTCATTCAGGTGAGTAATCGCCCCCAATGGTGGACAGTCGCTGGTGGTGCACGCCAATACGTACACCGAATCGTTAAGACACTGGCAGATGCGCGCTTGAACACCCTCGTGCAACGGATTGAGCGCGATGAATATGGAGCCAACATCTACAGTGCCCAAGGCTGCGAGCGTTTTGATGCCGTAATTTTGGCTGTGCACAGCGACCAAGCATTGCGTTTGCTGGCACAACCATCCGCACAAGAGCAAGCCGTATTGGCGGATATTCATTACCAACCCAATATGGCCGTGCTGCATACCGATGCTTCGGTGATGCCGCAGCGCAAAGCCGCATGGGCCGCGTGGAACTATGAACGGGCGACCTCCACAGCCCGTGAATCCTCTCATGTGTGCTTGCACTACTGGATGAATCAGCTTCAGCCGCTGCCTTTTGCACAGCCTGTTTTTGTCTCTTTAAATCCTGTGCGCGACCTAGATGCATCCAAGGTGATCGCCACGATTGACTATGCGCACCCCGTCTTTAATACGGCAGCTGTGCGCGCGCAGCGTCAGGTCACCTCTTTACAAGGGCAGCAACGGACATGGTTTTGCGGAGCCTGGACGGGTTACGGCTTTCACGAAGATGGTTTGAAATCAGGGTACGCCGCAGCACAAGCTTTGCTGAGCGCAAAACTGCCTGAGCAGGAGACTGTATGA
- a CDS encoding MerR family transcriptional regulator encodes MTSTQHTGSQDALPITAVERETGIAKDTLRVWEKRYGFPKPLRDAADDRRYPPDQVQRLKRIRRLLDAGHRPGKVVHLDDVELNNLLDKTQDLSKTKIVISAASTELENLEFLLQRIDAHQAAELRDQLQHMLMRKGVTAFVHDVAAPLTTAVGEAWAQGRFEVFGEHLYTEVMTNVLRSNLETLRHTGLQKMPKVLLTTVPQELHGLGLLMVESLLTLEGCTCISLGTQTPLGDIVQAAAAYEVDVVALSFSNVHSAAAVQNCLRDLRKALPRERAIWVGGSCISLYQKPLEGMTALQDLEGLPALVESWRMTHQVRD; translated from the coding sequence ATGACTTCTACACAACACACAGGATCACAAGACGCATTGCCCATCACGGCTGTTGAACGTGAGACTGGAATCGCCAAAGACACTCTTAGAGTATGGGAGAAGCGCTATGGTTTTCCTAAGCCGCTGCGTGATGCTGCCGATGACCGTCGTTATCCCCCTGATCAAGTTCAGCGCTTGAAGCGTATTCGCCGCCTGCTTGATGCGGGTCATCGGCCAGGGAAAGTCGTGCACTTGGATGATGTAGAACTGAATAATCTCTTAGACAAGACTCAAGATTTGTCTAAGACAAAAATAGTAATATCGGCTGCATCTACAGAACTGGAAAATCTAGAATTCCTGCTACAGCGCATTGATGCTCACCAAGCCGCAGAACTGCGCGATCAGCTGCAGCACATGCTGATGCGAAAAGGAGTGACTGCTTTTGTGCACGATGTTGCGGCCCCTTTAACAACAGCCGTTGGTGAAGCTTGGGCGCAAGGGCGATTTGAAGTCTTTGGAGAGCACCTATATACCGAGGTGATGACCAATGTTTTGCGTAGTAATTTGGAGACGCTGCGTCACACGGGGTTGCAAAAAATGCCCAAGGTGCTGCTCACCACTGTGCCGCAAGAGTTACATGGCTTGGGACTGCTGATGGTCGAATCTTTGCTCACACTGGAAGGTTGTACCTGCATTTCATTAGGCACCCAAACCCCGCTGGGCGATATCGTGCAAGCAGCCGCAGCCTATGAAGTAGATGTGGTGGCACTGAGCTTTAGTAATGTGCATAGTGCGGCTGCGGTACAAAACTGCCTGCGTGATTTACGCAAAGCCCTGCCTCGGGAGAGAGCTATATGGGTTGGAGGCTCTTGCATCAGTCTTTATCAAAAACCGTTAGAAGGTATGACTGCATTGCAAGATCTGGAGGGCTTACCCGCCTTGGTTGAGAGCTGGCGTATGACTCACCAAGTGCGGGACTAA
- a CDS encoding integrase core domain-containing protein yields MFAPLKTEVLGCYIFESLQEVRSMSEDWLHRYNHHRPFESLGRISPVA; encoded by the coding sequence ATCTTCGCGCCACTCAAAACGGAGGTGCTCGGCTGCTATATCTTTGAATCGTTGCAGGAAGTGCGCTCGATGAGCGAGGACTGGCTGCATCGCTATAACCACCATCGTCCATTTGAATCGCTAGGCCGGATTTCGCCGGTCGCGTAG
- a CDS encoding helix-turn-helix transcriptional regulator — translation MDESQVVNSLAALAHPLRLRIFRALVVAGQDGLTPGVMAEALDTANTTLSFHLKELTHSGLVTQERASRNLVYRASFGRMNSLLAYMTQNCCAGATCEVADVTCKSC, via the coding sequence ATGGATGAATCACAAGTCGTCAACTCCCTTGCAGCACTCGCCCATCCACTGCGCCTGCGCATCTTCCGTGCGCTTGTGGTCGCAGGCCAAGACGGACTGACGCCTGGCGTTATGGCCGAGGCACTGGACACCGCCAACACCACGCTGTCGTTTCATCTCAAGGAGCTGACGCATTCGGGGCTGGTGACGCAAGAGCGTGCGAGCCGCAATCTGGTCTACCGCGCTTCCTTCGGCCGCATGAACAGTCTTCTGGCCTACATGACTCAGAACTGCTGCGCTGGTGCCACATGCGAAGTGGCTGATGTGACCTGCAAGTCCTGCTGA
- a CDS encoding arsenate reductase ArsC has product MTSEKPLNVLFLCTHNSARSILAEALLNHLGGGRFKAFSAGSSPRENQQPNPLAIAALEQIGVSTEILRSKSWDEFDAPDVPHMDLVITVCDNAAGEACPYWPGHPATAHWGYADPSEVEGSNEDREAAFRQTLLAIRQRLELFINLPPLAIGKLKLQQSARDLSNS; this is encoded by the coding sequence ATGACCTCCGAGAAGCCTCTGAACGTCCTGTTCCTTTGCACACACAACTCCGCCCGAAGCATCCTGGCTGAAGCGCTGTTGAACCATCTCGGAGGTGGGCGCTTCAAAGCGTTTTCCGCAGGGAGTAGTCCTCGCGAGAACCAGCAGCCCAACCCACTGGCGATAGCCGCCTTGGAGCAAATTGGAGTCTCCACTGAGATTCTGCGCAGCAAGAGCTGGGATGAGTTTGATGCACCGGACGTACCACACATGGACCTCGTCATTACTGTGTGTGACAACGCTGCCGGCGAAGCTTGCCCATACTGGCCAGGGCACCCGGCTACGGCCCATTGGGGATATGCCGACCCTTCCGAGGTCGAAGGTTCAAACGAAGATCGAGAAGCCGCGTTTCGTCAGACCTTGCTTGCCATCCGCCAGCGCCTGGAGCTTTTCATCAATCTGCCGCCCTTAGCCATCGGCAAGCTGAAATTGCAGCAGTCAGCCCGCGACCTATCCAATAGTTGA
- a CDS encoding arsenic transporter: MLAAILIFVCTLVLVIWQPRGLGIGWGASIGALVALALGVVHWSDIAVVWGIVWNATATFVAVIVISLLLDEAGFFEWSALHVARWGGGSGKRLFAFIVLLGAAVSAVFANDGAALILTPIVMAMLVALGFSPASTLAFVMAAGFIADTASLPLAVSNLVNIVSADFFHIGFNEYASVMVPVNLAAVGASLSVLYLYFRKDLPQTYALERLKEPSSAIRDIATFRAGWAVLALLLVGFFCLDPLGVPVSAVAAVCAALLLAVAARGRTICTIQVLKGAPWQIVVFSLGMYLVVYGLRNAGLTSALARAFDVFAECGVWGAAMGTGFLTAGLSSVMNNMPTVLVGALSIEQSGATGLVKEAMVYANVIGCDLGPKITPVGSLATLLWLHVLSSKGTKISWGYYFRVGFVLAIPVLTVTLAALALRLSVG; this comes from the coding sequence ATGCTTGCGGCCATCCTGATTTTTGTTTGCACCCTAGTTCTAGTTATCTGGCAACCGCGAGGGCTGGGCATCGGCTGGGGCGCGTCGATCGGCGCCCTCGTGGCCCTTGCTCTAGGCGTTGTGCACTGGTCGGACATCGCTGTCGTATGGGGCATTGTGTGGAACGCGACTGCGACTTTTGTTGCGGTCATCGTCATCAGCTTGCTGCTTGATGAGGCAGGGTTCTTTGAGTGGTCCGCACTGCACGTGGCCCGCTGGGGTGGCGGGAGTGGCAAGCGACTCTTTGCTTTCATCGTGCTGCTTGGCGCCGCTGTTTCTGCTGTCTTCGCGAACGATGGGGCTGCACTCATCCTGACACCCATCGTGATGGCCATGCTGGTGGCGCTGGGCTTCTCGCCAGCAAGCACGCTGGCCTTCGTGATGGCGGCGGGCTTCATTGCTGACACCGCCAGTTTGCCACTGGCTGTGTCCAACCTGGTCAACATAGTTTCTGCCGACTTCTTCCACATTGGATTCAACGAGTACGCATCGGTCATGGTTCCCGTGAACCTCGCCGCCGTGGGCGCCAGTCTCAGTGTGCTGTACCTGTACTTTCGCAAGGACTTGCCGCAAACGTATGCATTGGAACGGCTGAAAGAGCCGAGCTCCGCGATTAGGGACATCGCCACCTTTCGTGCAGGGTGGGCTGTGTTGGCGTTGCTGCTAGTGGGGTTCTTCTGTCTGGATCCATTGGGCGTACCAGTCAGTGCGGTGGCGGCGGTCTGCGCAGCACTTCTGTTGGCAGTTGCGGCACGGGGCCGAACTATCTGCACCATCCAGGTCTTGAAGGGTGCACCCTGGCAAATCGTGGTGTTCTCGCTGGGGATGTATCTCGTGGTCTATGGCCTACGCAATGCAGGTTTGACCAGTGCTTTGGCTCGAGCGTTCGATGTTTTTGCGGAGTGTGGAGTGTGGGGCGCTGCGATGGGAACTGGGTTTCTAACTGCAGGCCTGTCCTCAGTGATGAACAACATGCCCACCGTTCTGGTCGGCGCTCTGTCCATTGAACAGTCCGGCGCTACGGGTCTGGTTAAGGAGGCCATGGTCTACGCCAATGTGATTGGCTGTGACCTTGGCCCCAAGATTACGCCCGTCGGCAGCCTAGCGACGCTGCTTTGGCTTCACGTTCTGTCTAGCAAGGGAACGAAGATTTCCTGGGGCTACTACTTCCGTGTCGGGTTCGTCCTAGCGATTCCGGTACTTACCGTCACCCTCGCTGCTCTCGCGCTACGCCTGAGCGTTGGCTGA
- the arsH gene encoding arsenical resistance protein ArsH, which produces MTDTSDLPNLDPVQFLPLDLARLAPSARASHPPRILLLYGSVRERSYSRLLAEEAARLLQAMGAETRLFDPRELPLPDGAPDDHPKVQELRELALWSEGMVWCSPERHGALSGILKSQIDWIPLTAGAVRPTQGKTLAVMQVCGGSQSFNAVNQMRVLGRWMRMLTIPNQSSVAKAFAEFDEAGRMKPSAYYERVVDVMEELVKFTWLTRDATPYLTDRYSERRESAEALSKRVNLRSI; this is translated from the coding sequence ATGACCGATACCTCTGACCTGCCAAACCTCGACCCCGTTCAATTTCTGCCGCTCGACCTAGCGCGACTTGCGCCGTCTGCGCGGGCATCACATCCCCCGCGCATCCTGCTGCTCTACGGCTCGGTGCGCGAACGCTCGTACAGCCGTTTGTTGGCTGAAGAGGCAGCTCGGCTGTTGCAGGCTATGGGTGCCGAAACACGGCTCTTTGACCCACGTGAATTGCCGCTGCCGGATGGAGCGCCAGACGACCACCCCAAGGTGCAAGAACTGCGTGAGTTGGCGCTTTGGAGCGAGGGCATGGTGTGGTGCTCTCCTGAGCGCCACGGGGCGTTGTCCGGCATCCTGAAGTCACAAATTGACTGGATTCCTCTCACAGCGGGGGCGGTACGGCCAACTCAGGGCAAGACGCTGGCGGTGATGCAGGTCTGTGGCGGGTCGCAGTCATTCAACGCCGTGAACCAAATGCGCGTGCTGGGACGCTGGATGCGAATGTTGACTATCCCGAACCAGTCATCGGTTGCCAAGGCATTTGCCGAGTTTGATGAAGCGGGTCGGATGAAGCCTTCCGCGTACTACGAGCGTGTGGTCGACGTGATGGAGGAACTGGTGAAGTTCACCTGGCTCACGCGGGATGCAACGCCATATTTGACAGACCGCTACAGCGAGAGGCGGGAGTCTGCCGAAGCACTATCGAAGCGGGTGAACTTGCGGAGCATCTAA
- a CDS encoding helix-turn-helix domain-containing protein — protein sequence MNVSTPSPALPNLENEATLLNAMRRGELMDGACAGREVLQHVTSRWGVLILLVLETRVHRFSELRRAIGGVSERMLAQTLQWLEADGLVNRKVFDVMPPHVEYSLTPLGLEAAEKVRSLADWVVSSLPKILEYQAEQQRIAEPQP from the coding sequence ATGAACGTAAGTACCCCTTCTCCAGCTTTACCCAACCTCGAAAACGAAGCGACGTTGCTCAACGCCATGCGCCGCGGGGAACTCATGGACGGAGCTTGTGCCGGCCGAGAGGTGCTCCAGCATGTCACCAGTCGATGGGGCGTGCTGATCCTGCTCGTACTTGAAACCCGTGTCCACCGCTTTAGCGAGTTGCGCCGCGCCATCGGTGGGGTCAGTGAGCGCATGTTGGCCCAGACATTGCAATGGCTTGAAGCAGATGGTTTGGTGAACCGCAAAGTGTTCGATGTCATGCCTCCGCATGTGGAATACAGCCTCACTCCTCTGGGACTCGAAGCCGCCGAGAAAGTCAGAAGTCTTGCAGACTGGGTGGTGAGCAGTCTTCCCAAGATTCTTGAGTATCAAGCTGAACAGCAGAGAATCGCAGAACCTCAGCCGTGA
- a CDS encoding SDR family oxidoreductase: MKIAVTGATGQLGRLVIEGLRAKVSATNIVALVRTPSKAVDLGVEVREADYARPETLSQALIGIDTLLLISSSEVGQRVSQHRNVIEADKTAGVKHVVYTSLLHADHSPLGLAPEHLETENLLKASGLSYTILRNGWYTENYTMSVGAALAMGTLIGSAGEGKIASASRADFADAAVTVLTTQGHEGKTYELAGDSAYTLAELAAEISRQTGKEIPYTDLAPANYSAALRKAGVPAPWPDALPAIDVLVSKGALFDDGRALSKLIGRPTTPLAACVSHAIPPAV, translated from the coding sequence ATGAAAATTGCAGTCACTGGCGCTACTGGTCAACTTGGACGCTTGGTCATTGAAGGCTTGCGCGCCAAAGTATCTGCCACCAACATCGTTGCCTTGGTTCGTACACCATCCAAGGCGGTGGACCTTGGCGTTGAAGTGCGAGAGGCTGACTACGCCCGCCCGGAAACCTTGAGCCAAGCGCTGATTGGCATCGATACGCTTTTGCTTATTTCTTCCAGCGAAGTCGGCCAACGCGTAAGCCAACATCGCAACGTGATTGAGGCAGACAAGACGGCGGGCGTTAAGCATGTGGTCTACACCAGCCTGCTCCATGCGGACCACTCACCGCTAGGTCTGGCCCCAGAGCATCTGGAAACGGAGAATCTGCTGAAAGCCAGCGGCCTGAGCTACACCATCTTGCGCAATGGTTGGTACACCGAAAATTACACGATGTCCGTAGGCGCAGCCTTGGCAATGGGCACCCTTATTGGCAGCGCCGGGGAAGGCAAGATCGCTTCGGCATCACGTGCGGACTTCGCCGATGCAGCGGTCACCGTGCTCACCACGCAGGGGCATGAAGGCAAGACCTATGAGCTTGCAGGAGATAGTGCCTACACTCTGGCCGAGCTCGCTGCCGAAATCTCGCGTCAGACCGGCAAGGAGATCCCCTATACGGATCTGGCACCCGCAAACTATTCAGCGGCGCTTCGTAAGGCTGGAGTTCCGGCTCCTTGGCCTGATGCTTTGCCCGCCATTGATGTGCTGGTGTCCAAAGGCGCATTGTTCGACGATGGGCGCGCACTGTCCAAACTGATTGGCCGACCTACTACGCCTTTGGCCGCTTGTGTTTCGCATGCAATTCCACCTGCGGTGTGA
- a CDS encoding DUF1428 domain-containing protein gives MPYIDGFVIAVPTANREKFIEHARKLDPIFIELGAIRVIEAWGDDVPVGKVTDFRRSVQATSDETVAFSWVEWPDKATRDAAMKKMMEDPRMDPSSPDNPPMPFDGKRMIFGGFEQVVEVNA, from the coding sequence ATGCCCTACATAGATGGTTTCGTTATTGCTGTCCCCACTGCCAACAGAGAGAAATTCATCGAGCACGCGCGCAAACTCGACCCTATATTTATCGAGCTGGGTGCAATCCGCGTTATTGAGGCTTGGGGTGATGATGTTCCCGTCGGAAAAGTTACCGACTTTCGCCGTTCCGTTCAGGCCACGTCAGATGAGACGGTAGCTTTCTCCTGGGTAGAGTGGCCGGACAAGGCCACGCGCGACGCCGCTATGAAAAAGATGATGGAAGATCCACGTATGGATCCGTCCTCACCCGACAACCCGCCCATGCCTTTCGATGGAAAACGCATGATCTTTGGCGGCTTTGAGCAGGTCGTCGAAGTCAATGCTTGA
- a CDS encoding MAPEG family protein translates to MTLAEICILIACLLPIVCAGIAKSKSFGKPHSDGGFDNNNPRLWLANLQGWQARAHAAQLNSFEALPLFIAGVLVAQHHNANQYVVNALAASFIVMRIGYIWMYLIDFASFRSVLWALGLVSCIAQFFI, encoded by the coding sequence ATGACACTCGCAGAAATTTGCATCCTAATTGCCTGTTTGCTTCCAATAGTCTGCGCGGGTATCGCCAAGTCAAAGAGCTTTGGCAAACCCCATAGCGATGGCGGTTTTGATAACAATAATCCAAGATTGTGGCTCGCAAATCTTCAGGGTTGGCAAGCTCGTGCTCACGCAGCACAACTCAACAGTTTCGAGGCATTGCCTCTCTTCATAGCTGGAGTTTTGGTGGCTCAGCATCACAATGCAAATCAGTACGTGGTCAATGCTCTCGCAGCGTCATTTATCGTCATGCGTATTGGCTACATCTGGATGTACCTTATAGATTTCGCAAGCTTTAGGTCAGTTCTTTGGGCCCTCGGCCTAGTTAGTTGTATCGCTCAGTTCTTCATTTAA
- a CDS encoding methionine synthase, translated as MFETSIAGSLPKPAWLAETDKLWPQWKAEGDALRQAKADATLLWIKAQEDAGLDIVCDGEQSRQHFVHGLLEQVEGIDFDNKVKMGIRDNRYDAMVPQVTSTLRLKGRVHAFEAQLARAHTKKKLKFTLPGPMTIVDTVADRFYGDKVKMAFAFAELLNQEALALQAEGVDIIQFDEPAFNVYMKDAADWGVKALERAVQGLSCTTAVHICYGYGIKANTDWKSSLGEEWRQYETVFPALALSSIDQVSLECIHSHVPPNLMKLLAGKDVLVGVIDVASDVVETPEEVADTIGRALEFVPKERLFPCTNCGLAPMSRDVAWRKLEALAAGTKLAKERLTKT; from the coding sequence ATGTTTGAAACCTCCATCGCAGGCAGCTTGCCCAAACCCGCTTGGCTGGCTGAAACCGACAAGCTCTGGCCTCAATGGAAAGCTGAAGGCGATGCGCTTCGCCAGGCAAAAGCAGACGCGACACTGCTGTGGATAAAGGCCCAGGAGGATGCAGGCTTAGACATCGTGTGTGATGGCGAACAATCGCGCCAACATTTCGTGCATGGTTTGTTGGAGCAGGTCGAGGGCATCGACTTCGACAACAAGGTGAAGATGGGCATCCGTGATAACCGCTATGACGCGATGGTGCCGCAGGTGACATCAACCCTGCGCCTGAAGGGCCGCGTACATGCCTTCGAAGCACAGCTGGCCCGCGCACACACGAAGAAAAAGCTGAAGTTCACTCTACCTGGCCCCATGACCATAGTGGACACCGTTGCGGATCGCTTTTACGGAGACAAAGTCAAAATGGCTTTTGCCTTCGCAGAACTGCTGAACCAAGAAGCACTAGCCCTGCAAGCCGAAGGCGTAGACATCATCCAGTTCGACGAGCCTGCCTTTAATGTTTACATGAAGGATGCCGCCGACTGGGGTGTGAAGGCACTGGAGCGCGCAGTGCAGGGCTTGAGCTGTACGACGGCAGTCCACATCTGCTACGGTTACGGCATCAAGGCGAATACCGACTGGAAGAGCTCTCTCGGAGAAGAATGGCGCCAGTACGAGACAGTATTTCCCGCACTTGCACTCAGCAGCATTGATCAAGTGAGCTTGGAATGCATCCACTCCCATGTGCCACCCAACCTGATGAAACTGCTGGCCGGCAAGGACGTTTTGGTCGGCGTGATCGATGTTGCCAGCGATGTCGTCGAGACCCCCGAGGAAGTGGCTGACACCATTGGCCGAGCGCTGGAGTTCGTACCCAAGGAGCGACTCTTTCCATGCACCAATTGCGGCCTCGCGCCGATGAGCAGGGATGTGGCGTGGCGCAAGCTGGAAGCGCTAGCTGCGGGCACAAAACTGGCTAAGGAGCGCCTTACCAAGACTTGA